Sequence from the Pseudomonadota bacterium genome:
TAGGCTGCTGACCAGGCACGACGATTCATCACAAGGGCTTGCCACAAGGGTGGGCAGGCAGCCGACCACAACGGTTCGTTGCGCGACTTGAGCTGCCCGGCGCGAGCGCCGGTAGGGCATTCAGGGCCTTGGCCGAAGCTGAGGGTCGCGCACCAGCGTTTTCGAACGTGTGCTCACGTTGGTGGGACGCATCTCGCCCGGACAGCGCTATGGCCTTGACCCAACACATGCTCGTCGGGACCGACTTCTCGCCGGCCTCCGTGCTTGGGCTCGACCTCAGCTGCGAGCTGGCCAAGCTCACAGGAGCCAGGATCACGCTCGCTCACGTGTACCTTGGTGCTCCAGCAGGTCTCGCCGACAGGGCTGGCAAGGCCGAGGACGAGCCCTGCGCCATCGAGGAATCCCTCACCGAAGACCTCGAGCGCTTGCGCCGTGAGCGGCTAGGCGATCTGGCCGAGGTCGCCCTGCGCCTAATCAACGCCGCCAGTCCCGCCGACGCTCTGTGCAGGTACGCCAGCGACCACGACATCGATCTGATCGTGGTGTCGTCGCATGGTCGCACCGGACTCGCGCATCTGCTGATCGGCAGCGTGGCCGAAAAAACCGTGCGCCACAGTCCCTGTCCCGTTGTTGTGGCTCGCTGACGCCGGCGCCGTCACAAGCGAGAAAGAGCGTCGCGGTGAGCTGGACGATCCCTCGATTCTGGAAGATCTACCTCGCCCTGTGGGCCGCCACGCTCCTCGGGCTCCTTGTTGGCCCATCGCTCGGCCTGTTCCAGAAGCTCAGCGACAAGCAGACCTTCATGGCCCTGCTTGTTCCGCTGCTGTTTCTCGCGCTCGGGTTGCTCCCACTCAAGCTGCCAACCCGGATCCTGATCGCGCTGTTCTTCGGCGCCTTCGCGGGTCTACTGATCGGACCGGACATCAGGGTCTTCGAACCCGTGGGCAAGCTCTTCATCCGGCTCATCTTCATGGTGGTCGTGCCGCTCGTGTTCGCGTCCCTTTTCGTGGGCACGGCCAGCCTAGGTGACATCAAGAAGCTCGGCCGTATTGGCGCCCGGACGGTGGTCTTCTATCTGGGCTACACGGCGCTCTCGGTCGGGATCGGCCTGCTGCTTGCTAACGTGCTCGAACCGGGCTCGGGGCTCGGGGCCGAAACGCAAAGCCAGATCCTGGCTAGCTACAGCGAGCAGGCGCAGAACAAGGTGTCCACAGCGCAGAGCAAGCCAAGCGCCGTGGACACCCTGCTCGACATCGTGCCCAC
This genomic interval carries:
- a CDS encoding universal stress protein codes for the protein MALTQHMLVGTDFSPASVLGLDLSCELAKLTGARITLAHVYLGAPAGLADRAGKAEDEPCAIEESLTEDLERLRRERLGDLAEVALRLINAASPADALCRYASDHDIDLIVVSSHGRTGLAHLLIGSVAEKTVRHSPCPVVVAR